A genome region from Microbacterium terricola includes the following:
- a CDS encoding 1,4-dihydroxy-2-naphthoyl-CoA synthase, producing the protein MSDSERSVVSDLFDADEWMPAPGAENFTDITAHLSKDGRIARIAFDRPEVRNAFRPHTVDELYRALDAARQDTRVGVVLLTGNGPSAKDGGWAFCSGGDQRIRGRDGYQYSDSSTGSASGEGSASTAASTGRLHILEVQRLIRFMPKVVIAVVPGWAAGGGHSLHVVCDLTVASAEHGRFKQTDADVGSFDAGYGSAYFARQIGQKFAREVFFLAEEYSAQRAYEMGAVNRVVPHADLEREAIAMARTILTKSPTAIRMLKFAFNAVDDGLVGQQVFAGEATRLAYGTDEAVEGRDSFLEKRAPDWSAYPWHF; encoded by the coding sequence GTGAGTGATTCCGAGCGATCCGTCGTGTCCGACCTCTTCGACGCCGATGAGTGGATGCCGGCGCCCGGCGCCGAGAACTTCACCGACATCACGGCACATCTGTCGAAGGACGGCCGCATCGCGCGGATCGCGTTCGACCGGCCCGAGGTGCGCAACGCGTTCCGCCCGCACACGGTGGACGAGCTGTACCGCGCGCTCGACGCCGCCCGGCAGGACACCCGCGTCGGCGTGGTCCTCCTCACCGGCAACGGCCCCAGCGCGAAGGACGGCGGGTGGGCGTTCTGCTCCGGCGGCGACCAGCGCATCCGCGGCCGCGACGGGTACCAGTACAGCGACTCTTCGACGGGCTCAGCGAGCGGGGAGGGCTCAGCGAGCACGGCCGCGAGCACCGGCCGACTGCACATCCTCGAGGTCCAGAGGCTGATCCGCTTCATGCCGAAGGTCGTCATCGCCGTCGTGCCCGGCTGGGCTGCCGGCGGCGGGCACTCGCTGCACGTGGTCTGCGACCTCACCGTCGCGAGCGCCGAGCACGGCCGCTTCAAGCAGACCGACGCCGATGTGGGCTCGTTCGACGCCGGCTACGGCTCCGCCTACTTCGCACGTCAGATCGGCCAGAAGTTCGCGCGCGAGGTGTTCTTCCTCGCCGAGGAGTACTCCGCGCAGCGCGCCTACGAGATGGGCGCCGTGAACCGGGTCGTGCCCCACGCCGACCTCGAGCGCGAGGCGATCGCGATGGCCCGCACCATCCTCACCAAGTCGCCGACGGCGATCAGGATGCTGAAATTCGCGTTCAACGCGGTGGACGACGGCCTCGTGGGCCAGCAGGTGTTCGCCGGCGAGGCCACCCGGCTCGCCTACGGCACCGATGAGGCCGTCGAGGGACGCGACTCGTTCCTCGAGAAGCGCGCGCCGGACTGGTCGGCGTACCCCTGGCACTTCTGA
- a CDS encoding ATP-binding cassette domain-containing protein gives MTFRPGPLRAAAALAAGFVAVRVVYRVLFHGAEGSGPVLLDLPAVRLPAPFAHVVLFGPITADGLWDAAASAVPIALTILAFGLLNSLVDLSRVFARASRRGPLRGIARALAVAWATLPALADAVRSVRFAQRLRGERAGVRMLSPVLERTLERATAVAAALEVRGFAGRSLAGSCEHPVELRDVRLRHGGHEIVRVDELTLTPGSLTLLAGSTGSGKSTLLRALAGLHTHVDGGEMDGTAMVVGHERRAVAPRDLAQRVGVVLQNPREAFATERVADEIGLALELRGVAPLIVAARVREVAGRVGIVPLLGRRLHGLSAGEATLVAIAAAIVEHPILLLVDEPLADLDADARRRITALLGALAHEAGICVIVAEHRVTDLGAVADTTLRIERGVLSPVALVERAAPESAHHPRPVERAAGETKRAEPPALTVDGLTVTRDSRTLVDDARFALAPGEIVALTGPNGAGKSTLLVGLAVPADEAPVTVAGDPSAVRRIALVPDASDDLFVFDTVAAECRRADRRSALTETTAERFARLLGLDETALARRAASHPRDLSMGERRCLALAVQTASAPAVLLVDEPTRGLDDDARALVASALGALAASGTAILIATHDADFAAAIGARVLPIREGRVGAPADRSTTQAERSETAPAAAVAPVQSELWTGPPPPVARTATPTTHRLPRLPHLGPLALVAANLVALAAFCWPLVAIALPEQAHAAVPYVAIALAPVAVVVVLAALDGTVRSAHTLALLGTLAAIGAAIRIVGTGVGGVEALFVLLILAGRAFGARFGLLLGALTIALSSVVWGGIGPWTPFQMFACAWVGAGAGLLTRRVRGRAEIGMLCAYGIVASYLFGFLMNMWFWPFAVGAGTGISYIPGGSIAENLASFFVYSLLTSTAGWDTLRAVTTVIGLLVVGRPVLAALRRAKPVRPRSAAEPVPYADPQAARVVA, from the coding sequence GTGACCTTCCGGCCCGGACCCCTGCGCGCCGCGGCGGCACTCGCCGCCGGGTTCGTCGCGGTCCGGGTCGTGTACCGGGTGCTCTTCCACGGCGCCGAGGGCTCCGGCCCCGTGCTGCTCGACCTGCCCGCGGTGCGGCTGCCCGCGCCGTTCGCGCATGTGGTGCTGTTCGGTCCGATCACCGCCGACGGGCTGTGGGATGCTGCGGCCAGCGCGGTGCCGATCGCCCTGACGATCCTCGCGTTCGGCCTGCTGAACTCGCTGGTCGACCTGTCGCGCGTGTTCGCCCGGGCGTCGCGGCGCGGTCCGCTGCGCGGCATCGCCCGTGCGCTCGCGGTCGCCTGGGCGACCCTGCCCGCGCTCGCGGACGCGGTGCGCTCGGTGCGGTTCGCGCAGCGCCTTCGCGGCGAGCGCGCCGGTGTGCGGATGCTCTCGCCGGTGCTCGAGCGCACGCTGGAGCGGGCGACCGCGGTCGCGGCGGCGCTGGAGGTGCGCGGGTTCGCGGGGAGGTCGCTCGCCGGATCGTGCGAGCATCCGGTGGAGCTGCGCGACGTGCGGCTGCGCCACGGCGGGCACGAGATCGTGCGGGTCGATGAGCTGACCCTGACGCCCGGATCCCTCACGCTGCTGGCGGGATCCACCGGCTCGGGCAAGTCGACGCTGCTGCGCGCACTGGCCGGGCTGCACACGCACGTCGACGGCGGCGAGATGGACGGCACGGCGATGGTGGTCGGCCACGAGCGCCGCGCCGTCGCCCCGCGCGACCTCGCGCAGCGGGTCGGGGTGGTGCTGCAGAACCCCCGCGAGGCGTTCGCGACCGAGCGGGTGGCCGACGAGATCGGACTCGCGCTCGAGCTCAGAGGGGTCGCCCCGCTCATCGTCGCGGCGCGGGTGCGTGAGGTCGCCGGGCGCGTCGGGATCGTGCCGCTGCTGGGGCGGCGGCTGCACGGGCTCTCGGCCGGGGAGGCCACCCTCGTCGCGATCGCGGCGGCGATCGTGGAGCACCCGATCCTGCTGCTCGTGGACGAGCCGCTCGCCGACCTCGACGCCGACGCCCGTCGTCGCATCACCGCACTGCTCGGCGCGCTCGCGCACGAGGCCGGCATCTGCGTCATCGTGGCCGAGCACCGCGTGACCGACCTCGGCGCCGTCGCCGACACCACGCTCCGCATCGAGCGCGGTGTCCTCTCCCCCGTCGCGCTCGTCGAGCGAGCCGCACCCGAGTCGGCGCACCACCCGCGGCCCGTTGAGCGAGCCGCAGGCGAGACGAAACGTGCCGAGCCCCCCGCTCTGACCGTCGACGGCCTCACCGTCACCCGCGACAGCCGCACCCTCGTCGACGACGCCCGCTTCGCGCTCGCTCCCGGCGAGATCGTCGCCCTCACCGGCCCGAACGGCGCGGGCAAGTCGACCCTGCTGGTCGGCCTCGCCGTCCCCGCCGATGAGGCCCCCGTCACCGTCGCGGGCGACCCGAGCGCGGTCCGCCGGATCGCCCTGGTCCCCGATGCCTCCGACGACCTGTTCGTCTTCGACACCGTGGCCGCCGAATGCCGCCGCGCCGACCGCCGCAGCGCCCTGACGGAGACGACGGCCGAGCGGTTCGCGCGGCTGCTCGGCCTGGACGAGACCGCCCTCGCGCGCCGCGCCGCATCCCATCCCCGCGATCTGTCGATGGGTGAGCGCCGGTGCCTGGCGCTCGCGGTGCAGACCGCATCCGCCCCGGCCGTGCTGCTCGTGGATGAGCCGACGCGCGGCCTCGACGACGACGCCCGGGCGCTGGTGGCCTCCGCCCTGGGCGCGCTCGCCGCATCCGGCACCGCCATCCTCATCGCCACCCACGACGCGGACTTCGCCGCGGCGATCGGCGCCCGGGTGCTGCCGATCCGCGAGGGGCGGGTGGGTGCGCCCGCCGACCGGTCCACAACTCAGGCAGAACGGTCCGAAACGGCGCCCGCAGCCGCTGTCGCCCCCGTTCAGTCTGAGTTGTGGACCGGCCCGCCACCTCCCGTCGCGCGAACCGCGACCCCCACCACCCACCGGCTCCCCCGCCTGCCCCACCTCGGCCCGCTCGCGCTCGTCGCAGCCAACCTCGTCGCGCTCGCGGCGTTCTGCTGGCCCCTGGTCGCGATCGCCCTGCCCGAGCAGGCGCACGCGGCCGTGCCGTACGTCGCGATCGCGCTGGCCCCGGTCGCGGTGGTGGTCGTGCTCGCCGCGCTCGACGGCACCGTGCGCTCCGCGCACACCCTGGCCCTCCTCGGCACGCTCGCCGCGATCGGTGCGGCGATCCGCATCGTCGGCACCGGCGTCGGCGGGGTCGAGGCGCTGTTCGTGCTGCTGATCCTCGCGGGGCGTGCCTTCGGCGCCCGCTTCGGCCTGCTGCTGGGCGCACTGACGATCGCGCTGTCGTCGGTCGTCTGGGGCGGCATCGGACCATGGACCCCCTTCCAGATGTTCGCGTGCGCCTGGGTCGGCGCAGGGGCCGGGCTCCTCACGCGCCGGGTGCGCGGTCGCGCGGAGATCGGGATGCTGTGCGCCTACGGGATCGTCGCCTCCTACCTGTTCGGGTTCCTCATGAACATGTGGTTCTGGCCGTTCGCCGTCGGCGCGGGCACCGGCATCTCGTACATCCCCGGCGGGTCGATCGCCGAGAACCTCGCGAGCTTCTTCGTGTACTCGCTGCTCACGTCGACCGCCGGGTGGGACACCCTCCGCGCGGTGACGACGGTCATCGGGCTGCTCGTCGTCGGGCGGCCCGTCCTCGCTGCGCTGCGCCGCGCCAAGCCGGTGCGGCCCCGCAGCGCCGCGGAGCCCGTGCCCTACGCTGACCCACAGGCCGCCCGCGTCGTCGCGTGA
- a CDS encoding glucose-6-phosphate dehydrogenase translates to MKFRSSSDWREALAFETPMLASEIVPGDPCRCVGCAATTAPFERTDLWAVKHRHPNDPAGFVRFYCVAHRPVPASAAVAPVGRRETARLERAHVVAQALAGRNQ, encoded by the coding sequence ATGAAATTCAGAAGCTCCTCCGACTGGCGTGAAGCCCTCGCGTTCGAGACGCCGATGCTCGCGTCCGAGATCGTGCCGGGCGACCCGTGCCGCTGCGTCGGCTGCGCCGCCACCACGGCACCGTTCGAACGGACCGACCTGTGGGCGGTGAAGCACCGCCACCCGAACGACCCCGCCGGGTTCGTGCGCTTCTACTGCGTGGCGCACCGTCCGGTGCCCGCCTCGGCGGCCGTCGCGCCGGTCGGCCGTCGCGAGACCGCCCGCCTGGAGCGCGCGCACGTGGTCGCGCAAGCTCTGGCGGGGCGGAACCAGTAG
- the metH gene encoding methionine synthase, with protein sequence MTAAPRFALDIGQVARTSRAEALVDAIAQRVVIADGAMGTMLQRHEPTLEDYRQLEGCNEILNITRPDMIGAIHDEYLATGIDAIETNTFGANWSNLSDYGIDDRIAELAEAGARIARERVDAAEAADGRMRWVLGSMGPGTKLPSLGHTTYEHLKQTFALQAEGLIDGGADAFLVETSQDLLQTKAAVNGCKQAIVARGVRLPILVEVTVETTGTMLMGSEIGAALTALEPLGVDAIGLNCATGPAEMSEHLRHLAKHSTVPIACMPNAGLPVLTADGAHYPLSPAELATAHEQFVREFGIGLVGGCCGTTPEHLAAVVERLAPFRAVARSTTEKTTEPGVASLYQHVPFEQDSAYLAIGERTNANGSKAFREAMLAEQWDECVEIARNQIRVGAHLLDVCIDYVGRDGVDDIREVVSRFASASTLPLVIDSTEPAVIAAGLELIGGRPVVNSVNYEDGDGPTSRFGRIMPLVKEHGTAVIALTIDEQGQARTADDKVRIASRLIDALVGEWGMRVSDIIVDCLTFPIATGQEETRRDAIETIAAIRRINELYPGIHTTLGVSNVSFGLNPAARMVLNSVFLHEAAEAGLDSGIIDAAKIVPLASVPEDQRKVALDLVWDRREYDADGSTTYDPLAVMLDLFAGVDTAALRDQRAAELAALPVGERLERRIIDGEAKGLEADLDLARAGGLSALQIINDHLLEGMKVVGERFGSGEMQLPFVLQSAEVMKTAVALLEPHMEKSSAAGKGRIVLATVRGDVHDIGKNLVDIILTNNGYDVINLGIKQPIADIIAAAEEHDADVIGMSGLLVKSTVVMKENLAELQARGLAKRWPVILGGAALTRAYVEDDLAGQFDGEVRYARDAFEGLTLMEPLVKIARGADPAEVGLPALKKRIHRAGTQLTLTEPEAMPARSDVAADNPVPAPPFWGTRIVRGVALADYAAFLDERATFMGQWGLKPGRGEDGLSYEQLVEREGRPRLRYWLDRILGEGMLDASVAYGYFPVVSEGDDLIVLHHGDDPDGVLGAAGLLAPDGGSLGDGDERGSGAAKTRRLGTERLRFHFPRQRRDRHLCLSDFVRAEGSGQIDVLPVQLVTAGAHIDQVTAKLFAEDRYRDYYELNGLVMQLTEALAEFWHARIREELGFSAEDPADTAGLFKLEYRGARFSLGYPACPEMEDRRKVVELLRPERMGVVLSDELQLHPEQSTDAFVFHHPEAKYFSV encoded by the coding sequence ATGACCGCGGCACCCCGCTTCGCGCTCGACATCGGACAGGTCGCCAGGACTTCGCGTGCGGAGGCGCTCGTCGATGCGATCGCGCAGCGCGTGGTGATCGCCGACGGCGCCATGGGCACCATGCTGCAGCGCCACGAGCCGACCCTCGAGGACTACCGCCAGCTCGAGGGCTGCAACGAGATCCTCAACATCACGCGGCCCGACATGATCGGCGCGATCCACGACGAGTACCTCGCGACGGGGATCGACGCGATCGAGACCAACACGTTCGGGGCGAACTGGTCGAACCTGTCGGACTACGGCATCGACGACCGCATCGCCGAGCTCGCCGAGGCGGGTGCCCGCATCGCCCGCGAGCGCGTCGATGCCGCGGAGGCGGCGGACGGGCGGATGCGGTGGGTGCTGGGCTCGATGGGCCCCGGGACCAAGCTGCCGAGCCTCGGGCACACCACGTACGAGCACCTCAAGCAGACCTTCGCGCTGCAGGCCGAGGGACTCATCGACGGCGGCGCCGACGCGTTCCTCGTCGAGACGTCGCAGGATCTGCTGCAGACCAAAGCGGCCGTCAACGGCTGCAAGCAGGCGATCGTCGCGCGCGGAGTGCGGCTGCCCATCCTCGTCGAGGTGACCGTCGAGACGACGGGCACGATGCTCATGGGCAGCGAGATCGGCGCGGCGCTGACCGCGCTCGAGCCGCTCGGGGTCGACGCCATCGGCCTCAATTGCGCGACGGGGCCGGCCGAGATGAGCGAGCACCTGCGCCACCTCGCGAAGCACTCCACGGTGCCGATCGCCTGCATGCCCAACGCCGGTCTGCCGGTGCTCACCGCCGACGGCGCGCACTACCCGCTCAGCCCGGCCGAGCTGGCCACCGCCCACGAGCAGTTCGTGCGCGAGTTCGGCATCGGCCTGGTCGGCGGATGCTGCGGCACCACGCCCGAGCACCTGGCCGCCGTCGTCGAGCGCCTCGCCCCCTTCCGCGCCGTCGCCCGCTCGACGACCGAGAAGACCACGGAACCCGGCGTGGCGTCGCTGTACCAGCACGTGCCGTTCGAGCAGGACTCCGCCTACCTCGCGATCGGCGAGCGCACGAACGCGAACGGCTCCAAGGCCTTCCGTGAGGCGATGCTCGCGGAGCAGTGGGACGAGTGCGTCGAGATCGCCCGCAACCAGATCCGCGTCGGGGCGCACCTGCTCGATGTGTGCATCGACTACGTCGGCCGCGACGGCGTCGACGACATCCGCGAGGTCGTCTCGCGCTTCGCGTCAGCATCCACTCTTCCGCTGGTGATCGACTCGACCGAGCCCGCCGTCATCGCCGCCGGGCTCGAGCTGATCGGCGGACGCCCCGTCGTCAACTCGGTCAACTACGAGGACGGCGACGGGCCGACGAGCCGGTTCGGCCGCATCATGCCGCTCGTCAAGGAGCACGGCACGGCGGTCATCGCCCTCACGATCGACGAGCAGGGCCAGGCGCGCACGGCCGACGACAAGGTGCGCATCGCCTCGCGGCTCATCGACGCGCTCGTCGGCGAATGGGGCATGCGGGTCTCCGACATCATCGTCGACTGCCTCACCTTCCCGATCGCCACCGGCCAGGAGGAGACCCGGCGCGACGCGATCGAGACGATCGCGGCGATCCGGCGGATCAACGAGCTGTACCCGGGCATCCACACCACGCTCGGCGTCTCCAACGTGTCCTTCGGGCTCAACCCCGCGGCGCGCATGGTGCTGAACTCAGTCTTCCTGCACGAGGCGGCCGAGGCCGGCCTGGACTCGGGCATCATCGACGCCGCGAAGATCGTGCCGCTCGCCTCCGTGCCGGAGGATCAGCGCAAGGTCGCCCTCGACCTGGTCTGGGACCGCCGCGAGTACGACGCCGACGGCAGCACGACGTATGACCCTCTGGCCGTCATGCTCGACCTGTTCGCGGGCGTCGACACCGCGGCCCTGCGCGACCAGCGCGCCGCCGAGCTCGCCGCACTGCCGGTGGGGGAGCGTCTCGAGCGACGCATCATCGACGGTGAGGCCAAGGGGCTCGAGGCGGATCTCGACCTCGCCCGCGCGGGTGGGCTCAGCGCGCTGCAGATCATCAACGACCACCTGCTCGAGGGCATGAAGGTCGTCGGCGAGCGGTTCGGATCCGGGGAGATGCAGCTGCCGTTCGTGCTGCAGTCGGCCGAGGTGATGAAGACCGCCGTCGCGCTGCTCGAGCCGCACATGGAGAAGTCCAGTGCCGCCGGCAAGGGGCGCATCGTCCTGGCCACGGTGCGCGGCGACGTGCACGACATCGGCAAGAACCTCGTCGACATCATCCTCACGAACAACGGCTACGACGTGATCAACCTCGGGATCAAGCAGCCGATCGCCGACATCATCGCGGCGGCTGAGGAGCACGACGCCGACGTCATCGGCATGTCGGGGCTGCTGGTGAAGTCGACCGTGGTGATGAAGGAGAACCTGGCCGAGCTGCAGGCCCGAGGGCTCGCGAAGCGCTGGCCGGTGATCCTGGGCGGTGCGGCGCTCACCCGCGCGTACGTAGAGGACGACCTGGCGGGCCAGTTCGACGGAGAAGTCCGCTACGCCCGCGACGCGTTCGAAGGGCTCACCCTGATGGAGCCGCTCGTGAAGATCGCGCGCGGCGCCGATCCGGCCGAGGTCGGCCTCCCCGCGCTGAAGAAGCGCATCCACCGTGCCGGCACGCAGCTGACGCTCACCGAGCCGGAGGCCATGCCCGCCCGCTCGGATGTCGCGGCCGACAACCCGGTGCCGGCGCCGCCGTTCTGGGGCACCCGCATCGTGCGCGGTGTCGCGCTCGCCGATTACGCCGCGTTCCTCGACGAACGCGCCACGTTCATGGGCCAGTGGGGCCTCAAGCCCGGCCGCGGCGAGGACGGGCTCTCCTACGAGCAGCTCGTCGAGCGGGAGGGGCGACCGCGGCTGCGGTACTGGCTCGACCGGATCCTCGGCGAGGGGATGCTGGACGCCTCCGTCGCGTACGGCTACTTCCCCGTCGTGAGCGAGGGCGACGACCTCATCGTGCTGCACCACGGCGACGACCCGGATGGGGTGCTCGGGGCGGCGGGCCTGCTCGCGCCCGATGGCGGGTCACTGGGGGACGGGGATGAGCGAGGGAGCGGAGCGGCCAAGACGAGACGCCTGGGCACCGAGCGCCTCCGCTTCCACTTCCCGCGTCAGCGCCGCGACCGGCACCTCTGCCTGTCGGACTTCGTGCGGGCGGAGGGCTCGGGGCAGATCGATGTGCTGCCCGTGCAGCTGGTCACCGCCGGGGCGCACATCGACCAGGTCACCGCGAAGCTGTTCGCCGAGGACCGGTACCGCGACTACTACGAGCTCAACGGCCTCGTCATGCAGCTGACCGAGGCGCTCGCCGAGTTCTGGCACGCCCGCATCCGCGAGGAGCTCGGCTTCTCCGCCGAGGACCCCGCCGACACCGCTGGGCTGTTCAAGCTCGAGTACCGCGGCGCGAGGTTCTCCCTCGGCTACCCCGCCTGCCCCGAGATGGAGGACCGGCGCAAGGTCGTGGAGCTGCTGCGCCCGGAGCGGATGGGCGTGGTGCTCAGCGACGAGCTGCAGCTGCACCCGGAGCAGTCCACGGATGCGTTCGTGTTCCACCACCCCGAGGCGAAGTACTTCTCGGTCTGA
- a CDS encoding LLM class F420-dependent oxidoreductase produces the protein MPLLDTPVRLGVQIQPQHVQYGDIRDAVRRLEDLGVDILFNWDHFYPLSGDPDGLHFESWTMLAAWAEQTERVEFGALVNCNSYRNADLQADMARTVDHISAKGGTGRFIFGTGSGWFEKDYEEYGYEFGTPGTRLDALAEGLVRIDARWGKLNPAPTRRIPVMIGGKGEQKTLRLVARHADIWHSFVGADDLAHKVEVIERWAEKEERDVSGLIVSNELHRRGQDDADALFDAGARLFTLGFPGPDWDYDVVRSWLRWRDAKNA, from the coding sequence ATGCCCCTCCTCGACACCCCGGTGCGCCTCGGCGTGCAGATCCAGCCCCAGCACGTCCAGTACGGCGACATCCGCGACGCGGTGCGACGACTGGAGGACCTCGGCGTCGACATCCTCTTCAATTGGGACCACTTCTATCCGCTGTCGGGCGACCCCGACGGCCTCCACTTCGAGTCGTGGACGATGCTGGCGGCGTGGGCTGAGCAGACCGAGCGGGTCGAGTTCGGCGCCCTGGTCAACTGCAACAGCTACCGCAACGCCGACCTGCAGGCCGACATGGCCCGCACCGTCGATCACATCTCCGCCAAGGGCGGCACCGGTCGGTTCATCTTCGGCACGGGCTCCGGCTGGTTCGAGAAGGACTACGAAGAGTACGGCTACGAGTTCGGCACGCCCGGCACCCGGCTCGACGCGCTCGCCGAGGGTCTCGTCCGCATCGACGCGCGCTGGGGGAAGCTGAACCCGGCGCCGACCCGCCGCATCCCCGTCATGATCGGCGGCAAGGGCGAGCAGAAGACGCTGCGCCTCGTCGCCCGGCATGCCGACATCTGGCACAGCTTCGTCGGCGCCGACGACCTGGCCCACAAGGTCGAGGTCATCGAGCGCTGGGCCGAGAAGGAGGAGCGCGACGTGTCGGGCCTCATCGTCTCCAATGAGCTGCATCGCCGTGGCCAGGACGACGCCGACGCCCTCTTCGACGCCGGTGCGCGGCTGTTCACGCTGGGCTTCCCCGGTCCGGACTGGGACTACGACGTGGTGCGCAGCTGGCTGCGGTGGCGCGACGCCAAGAACGCATGA
- a CDS encoding permease prefix domain 1-containing protein codes for MNATLTDRYVEAAMRTVPERQRADLGAELRASIDDQIDARLGAGEPAEIAEREVLTGLGDPDKLAAGYTDRPLHLIGPKYYLDWWRLLKLLMWIVPPFAAFGVALGMTLAGDPFGSIVGTTVTVVLQVIVHLGFWVTFVFVLVERYSTRATEDDALVPWTLDQLPQPRQSGAGLGEMLTSVVGLVVGVGAIIWDQVIGFVPGVDISFLDPGLWPWWLGGLFLVMAVQTGLQVVVYLVGRWTMTLAGISAALTLVASVPALWLLSQDRLINPQFWTTVIPDDGAEVGQIVSIVAGFGIAAGAIWAIIDVFLKARRAR; via the coding sequence ATGAACGCGACCCTGACCGACCGCTACGTCGAGGCGGCCATGCGCACGGTGCCCGAACGGCAGCGCGCCGACCTCGGCGCCGAGCTGCGGGCATCCATCGACGATCAGATCGACGCGCGGCTCGGAGCCGGCGAGCCGGCTGAGATCGCCGAGCGCGAGGTCCTCACCGGGCTCGGCGACCCCGACAAGCTCGCCGCCGGCTACACCGACCGTCCGCTGCATCTGATCGGGCCGAAGTACTACCTCGACTGGTGGCGGCTGCTGAAGCTGCTGATGTGGATCGTGCCACCCTTCGCGGCGTTCGGCGTGGCGCTGGGCATGACGCTCGCCGGCGACCCGTTCGGGTCGATCGTCGGCACGACCGTCACCGTGGTTCTCCAGGTGATCGTGCACCTCGGCTTCTGGGTGACATTCGTGTTCGTGCTCGTCGAGCGCTACTCCACCCGTGCCACCGAGGACGACGCCCTGGTGCCCTGGACCCTCGACCAGCTGCCCCAGCCACGCCAGTCGGGCGCGGGCCTCGGGGAGATGCTGACCTCGGTCGTCGGACTCGTCGTCGGCGTCGGGGCCATCATCTGGGACCAGGTCATCGGCTTCGTGCCCGGTGTCGACATCAGCTTCCTCGACCCGGGGCTGTGGCCATGGTGGCTCGGCGGGCTGTTCCTGGTCATGGCGGTGCAGACCGGCCTCCAGGTCGTGGTGTACCTGGTCGGACGCTGGACGATGACGCTCGCCGGCATCAGCGCGGCACTCACCCTCGTCGCGAGCGTGCCGGCGCTCTGGCTGCTGTCGCAGGACAGGCTCATCAACCCCCAGTTCTGGACGACGGTCATTCCCGACGACGGGGCGGAGGTCGGCCAGATCGTCTCGATCGTCGCCGGATTCGGGATCGCGGCCGGCGCCATCTGGGCCATCATCGACGTCTTCCTCAAGGCCCGCCGCGCACGCTGA